In Tessaracoccus sp. MC1865, the DNA window CGTGCTGGGCTTCATCATCGACGGCCTCGTCATCATGATCCCCAACTGGCTGGTGGGCGCTGCCACCGGCATCACGGCGCGCGCCACGGGCGCGATGGAGCAGTGGTTCCGCGACCTGATGGTCTGGTCCGAGAGCCAGACCACAGCGCCGCCGGACCTCCCGGCGGACTTCAATGAGGCGGTCCTCATCTTGTCCCTCATCCAAGTGGCGGTGTGGGCGGTGTACCGCATCGCCATGTACGCCTGGAAGAGCGCCACGCTCGGACAGATGGCCATCGGTGCCCGCACGGTGCCCGCCGCCAATCCGGACGCCAAGATGGGCTGGGGCACGATCGTCCTGCGCTCCATCGTGTCGCCAGTGCTCTACGCGCTGTCCTTCATCGGGCTCATCAACGGGCTCTTCGCGGCCTTCACCCCGCGCAAGCAGACACTCGCAGACCTCATCGCGCGCACCGTCGTCCTGAAGATCCGTTAGGGTCGTTGCGGTGAGCGACGTGTACCCAGGGCTTGCCCAGCTGGCGGAGAAGTTCGGCATCGCCCAGGAATTCTGGGATTGGAAGGGCCGCCACCAGGCCATTCCGGCCGAGACCATCATCGAGGTGCTCCGCGCCTTCGAGATCGACGCCTCCACCCCGCAGGCGGCCGACGACGCGCTCACCCGGCTGGAGGACGACCGCTGGCGCCGCACCCTCCCCGCGTGCACCGTGGCGGAAGAGGGCCAGGGCATCCACGTCGACGTGCACGTCCCCGCCGGGACCTCCGTCGAGATCTCGGTGCGGCTGGAATCCGGCGAGACCCGCACCACGTGGCAGTCGGAGAACGCCAGACCGGACCGGTGGGTCGACGGTGCACCCATCGGGGAGGCGACCTTCTGGCTGGGCGACGACCTGCCCATCGGTTACCACGAGATCGTGGCGCACACCGTCGCCGGCAAGCACCGGTCGTCGCTGATCATCACGCCGAGCTTCGTCGGCTTCCCCACGCGCATGCGCGGCGACCGGATCTGGGGCTACGGCACCCAGCTGTACTCGGTCACCTCCTCGCGTTCCTGGGGCATCGGCGACCTGGGCGACCTGGCAGACCTCATCACCTGGTCCGGCACGCGCCAGTTCGCCGGCTACGTGCTGATCAACCCGCTCCACGCGGCTGAGCCGGCACCCCCGATCGAGCCGTCGCCGTACCTGCCCGCCAGCCGCCGGTTCATCAACCCCATCTACATCCACCCCGAATCCATCCCCGAGTACGCCACCCTCGGCAAGGACGAGCGCAAGCGGATCAAGCTGTTGCTGGAGCAGGCGCAGGAGGCGGCCGACACCTCCGGCATCGTGGACCGCAACGCCATCTGGCCGTTGAAGCTCGAGGCCCTGCGGATCATCCACGGGGCGGGCATGCGCCCGGCCAGGCACATCGCGTTCCAGGACTTCCGCGGCCGCGAGGGCATCGGCCTGCGGTTCTTCGCACTCTGGAGCGCACTGAGCATCGAGTTCGGTCAGTTCTGGGCGGAGTGGCCGGAGGCCTACCGCTCGCCCTCGTCGCCCGCGGTGGCTGCCTTCGCGGAGGCGAACGCCGAGGAGGTGGACTTCTTCGAGTGGCTGCAGTGGGTGGCGCAGACGCAGGTGTCCGCCGCCCAGACCGTCGCCGACGAGGTGGGCATGCCGGTGGGCATCGTCACAGACCTCGCCGTCGGCGTGCACCGCTACGGCGCCGAGACGTGGATGATGCCTGACGTGTTCGCCCAAGGCATGAGCGTCGGGGCACCGCCGGACCAGTACAACCAGTCGGGGCAGGACTGGGGCCAGCCGCCCTGGCGCCCTGACCGGCTCGAGGAACTGGCCTACGAACCGTTCCGTGCCATGGTGGCGGCGGCGTTGCGCCGCGTCGGTGGCCTGCGGGTGGACCACATCATCGGCATGTTCCGCCTGTGGTGGGTGCCGCAGGGGCTGGGCCCCACCGCAGGCACCTACGTGCGCAACAACCACGAGGCCATGATCGGCATCCTGGCGTTGGAGGCGCAGCGCGCCCAGGCACTCGTCGTCGGGGAAGACCTCGGCACGGTGGAGCCCTGGGTGCGCGACTACCTCTCACGCCGTGGGCTCCTCGGCACCTCGGTGCTGTGGTTCGAATCCGGGCTGCAGGGGGAACCGCTCGACGCCCAGTGGTGGCGCGAGTACTGCATGGCCTCGGTCACCACTCACGACCTTCCGCCGACGCTGGGCTACCTCGCCGGCGACCACGTCCGGCTCCGGCATGACCTGGGGCTGCTCACGGAGCCGCTCGAGACCGAACTCGCCGCGGCGCAGCAGGAGCAGGCTGACTGGGTGACCAAGCTCATCGTCGACGGCCTGCTGGATCCCGCGCACCGCGACGACCCCGTCGAGGTCATGCTCGCGCTGCACCAATTCCTGCTGCGAACGCCGTCGAAGGTGCTGCTCGCGGCCCTCGCCGACGCGGTGGGGGAGCGCCGGGCCCAGAACCAGCCGGGCACCATCAACGAGTACCCGAACTGGCGGGTACCGCTGGGCGACGCCACCGGGCATCGCCTGGACCTGGCGGAGATCTTCCAGGCCGAGCTGCCTCGACGCCTGGCCGCGGTGATGAACGGGGTCGACAGCCAGCCCGAGTCGCGCTGGGGCTGACCCCTGGGTGAGCACGCATCCTGCGCCCTGTGGTGCGGCATACTCGGGCCAGTCGTTGAACGGAAGGTGCCCCATGTTTGATCCCGTGAAGATCTACGCGGACGAGTTCGCCCGGGTCCTCGAGCCGGGGGAACGCATCGTGGCTGCGCCGTACGTCGCCTACATGGCGGGCAGCGAGCAGACCGGCCCCGAGGACAATGTCGTCACGTTCGACATCATCGACGGTTTGACCGTGCCCCGGTGGAACCGGGCCGCCGAGTCAGCCATCTCCGGCCTGACGCTGAACGGCTCGCAGGCATCCCTGGCCGCCGACGTGGCGCGGGCTTTCGACGGACACGCCCACCTGGTGTTGACCGACGCGCGGGTGCTCGCCGTCGACCTGCCGGTGAACGGCACCCCCGTCGTCAAGGGCGCCTGGCCGCTCGATGCGGTGGCGGAGATCCGGCACGACCCACGGCTGGGGCAGCACGGCCGGCTGCGGCTCACGATGTCGGACGGCTCGATGGTGCGGCTCGTCGCAGGCCTGTTCTTCTGGCGGCGCGCCCAGCGGCTCGTCACGGCGTGGCGTGAGCTTGTCGGCCTCCCGCGGTAACAGGCTGCGCTAGCTGAGCTTGCGCAGGATCTCGTTGAGCTGGTCGTCGACGGCGGTGAGGCGTCCTTCCAGGGCAGTCATGTCCGTGTCGAAGTGGCTGAGCAGCTTGTCCAGGGTTTCGCTGAGCGGCTGGGCGTCGTCGCGCCCCACCTGCGACGAGGCGAGCGCCCGGTTCGCGGCCGCGGGCACCTGGGCAAGGGTCTCCGGCCGCACGTCCTGTACGTAGCAGGCCGTGAGACGGCGCGTCCTCGCGTCGACCTGAATGACCACCGCGCCGTCGTCAGAGGCTCCTTCGAAGGTGCGCAGCACGTCTCCCACCGGAGGCGCATCGTCGTCGGGCAGCACCCCCGTCTCGAACACCGCCCGGAGTTGCGGGGAGAGCAGGCTGCCGGATTCGACGCGGCTCTCGATGTCGCGCTCGGCGTTGGCCAGTGCGTCGTTGATGGCCTGCACGAGGGCCGTCCCGGCCTGGGCAGGCCGCTCCACGGGCCCGGCGTCGGTGGACAGCACCGACAGGCCGCCGTCGACGACGGCCGTGGCCGAGCCGTCCTGGCTGTGGCCGGTGTAGGTGGCCTCGGCGAGTGCCATCAGTTCCCTCAACTGGGGGCTGTCGAGAGCATCGCGTGGGAAATCAGACATGAGGGAATTGAAGCATGACCAGGGGTGGACCCGGCGTGACGTACGTTAGGCCGGTGACAGATTTCGCTGTGAGTTACCCGGACCTACGCGCCGCCGGAGAGCGTTTCGGCGAGATGCACGCCACAGCCAGTGACCAGGTGTCGACGCTGGGCTCGGTGCAGCTGACCCAGGCAGACTTCGGACGCGTCCCATGGTTGCAGACGCGCATCTTCGAGTCCTTCCAGGAGCACACCGCCGAGTGCACCACCGTCCTGCAGGAACTGGCTGACGTGCTGGGCTCCACGTCGGATGGGCTCCAGTTGTCCGCGGAGTCGTACGAGGCGATCGACACCGCCGCCACGGAGGCCATCAACAACTTCTTCGGGGAGGCCGGGCAGTGACCGAGTACAACAACTCCCTGGACTCCTGGTACCAGCAGTGCCCCTGGCCCGTGCAGCAGGTGCTCGAATGGCCCTACCAGAAGACCTCTGAGGCGCTGCGCTGGATCACGGGCGATCCCAACAGGGTCGCCGGCTACGCGCCCACCTACGACGCCATCGCCCAACGGGTACAGCAGCTTGGGGCGGAGGTGGAATCGGCGCGGGCCGGCATCGGGATGTGGGATGGCCAGGCACGGATGGCGTTCGACGCGAAGATGCGGCAGGTGCGGCAGAATCTCGAGTCGCTGGCGCCGGCGATCTCGCAGACGCAGGAGATCCTGCGCTCGGCCGCGGAGACCAGCGTCAGCTGCGCCAACCTGATCTTGGACATCATCCGCGGGGTCATCGAGTTCCTGGTGTCATCCCTGGCGGTGGCGGGGGCGTTGGCCGTCTTCACCGCCGGCGCGTCCGCAGTCGCCTGGGTCGCCGCGAACCTGGCCAAGGGTGCGCAGGCGTTGGCCACTGTGCTGAAGGGGGTCGAGCGGGCCGCCAAGGTGCTCCAGGCGCTGGCACGTGCCCTGACGAAGATTCAGGCCGTGATGAAGAAGGTCGCCGACGTCCTCAAGGCCATCCGCGAGCTGTTCCTGGCCATCCAGAAGGCCAAGAAGGGCGCCGGGCTGGTGGACAAGGCACTGCTCACCGCGCTGGCCGCCCCCATCAAGATCCCCACCACCCTGGCGGGCAACGCCGCGCTCGGCGGAGTCAGCGCCGTGACGGGGGTGCCGGGCCTGTCCATGCCCGGCGGCGTCGGCGAGGTGCTCAACGCCGGAGGTGACGCCACCGACGCCGTCGGAAGTTCCAACGAGGCGGTGGGTGCCGCCCGCTGACCGCGTCAGAGGTTCGTGACGATCGGTGCGGCCTGGTACGGGTTGGTCGTCACATCGCCGGCGGCGTCCAGGATGACGGTCTCCAGCGCCGGGTCTCCCTTCGAGATCCGCAGGGCGGACAGCGGCAACTCAGCCAGTGATTCGCGGTGGCGGCGACGGGCGTCGTCGAGCGTGGCGTGGTGCACCAGCTTTCCGTCCTGGTAGATGGGCACCAGGAGTTCGCGGTCGTTGCCGTCGTTGACCGGCGGGGTGCCCAGCCCGATCACCTCGGATTCGGCCCGCCCGTCGGAGCCCAGCCGGCGCATGGCGAACTTGCGGCCGCCCAGAGTGTTCTTGCCCTTGGACTTCTTACCGACCGGCACCCACGGGGCGTCGGGCGCCTCGGATTCAGCGCGGGCCACCAGCTTGTAGACGAAGCCGCACGTGGGGTGGCCGGAGCCGGTCACCAGCGACGTGCCGACGCCGTAACCGTCGACGGGGGAGCCCTGCAACTGCGCGATCTGCCATTCGTCGAGGTCTGAGGTGACCATGATCTTCGTGGCGGTGGCGCCGAGGTCGTCGAGGAGGTCTCGCGCCTGGCGGGCCATGATGGCGAGATCGCCGGAATCCAGGCGGATGGACCCGAGCCGGCCTTCCGTCAGCTCGACGCCCAGCCGGATGGCGGCCTCGACGTCGTAGGTGTCGACGAGCAGCGTGGTGTTGTCGCCCAGCGTGGCCAGTTGGGCGCGGAACGCGTCCTCTTCCGTGTCGTGCAGCAGCGTGAACGAGTGGGCGGCGGTGCCGATCGTCGGGATGCCGTGGGTGCGGCCCGCCTCGAGGTTCGACGTGGATGCGAAGCCCGCCACGTATGCGGCCCGGGCGGCGGCGACGGCTGAATATTCCTGCGTTCGGCGGGCGCCCATTTCCGCGCAGGACCGGTTGCCGGCCATCGCGGTCATCCGTGAAGCGGCGGCGGCGATGGCGGAATCGTGGTTGTAGATGCTGAGCAGGACGGTCTCCAGGAGCACCGCCTCGGCGAAGGTGCCCTCGACCGACAGGACGGGGGAGCCCGGGAAGTACACCTCTCCCTCGGGATAGCCCCAGATGTCGCCGGTGAACCGGTAGGTGGCGAGGTACTCGGCCAACTCGTCGTGGATGATGTTCTTCCCCAACAGGAAGCTGAGCTCTTCGTCGCCGAAGCGGAAGTTCTCGATGGCATCGATGGCGCGCCCCAGGCCGGCCACGACGCCGTAGCGGCGACCTTCGGGGAGGCGACGGGTGAACAGGTCGAACAGACTCCGCCGCTGCGCGGTGCCGGCGTTCATCGCCGCCTGCACCATCGTCAGCTCGTAATGATCGGTCAGCAGGGCTGTGGTCATGCGCTTCAGCGTAGTGGCAGAGTAGGGGGCATGAGCCAAGCACCAGCAGGAGGGGTTGAGGTCGTCGAGCAACCCACGGAGTCGCCGTTGAGCGCCGCGCCGTGGGTCACCATCGTGTGGGATGACCCGGTCAACCTGATGAGCTACGTCACCTACGTGTTCCAGGAGTACTTCAAGTACCCGTTGGAGAAGGCGGAGGAGCTCATGCTGCGCGTGCACCACGAAGGCAAAGCTGTGGTCTCCAGCGGCAACCGAGAAGCCATGGAACGCGACGTGCTGGCCATGCAGGGGTACAACCTGTGGGCCACGATGGAGCAGTCGTGACCCTGGAGCCTGAGGACATCGTCTGGGAATTCGACGGCGCGGACGGCCGCGACAAGGGGCTGGCCTCCATGGTGCGGTTCTACACCCAGCACCTGGAGGAGCTCCTCCCCGCCGAGAGCGACGACCCGTTCGAGCAGATCGTCGCCGACATGTCCGACGACCCCACCAACCGCATGCTCGCCAACCCCCGCCTCGCCCGGCTGTTCCCGGCCGCGCTGGGCGACGCGAAGCAGACGGACGAGTTCTGGCGCGACTCCATCCACGCCCAGACGAGGGCGCGGATCGAGGCGGCCCAAGTGGTCGTCGACAATCTGGACGCCTACCACGACTACATCCCGGTGACGCTCGGCGCGGTCGACGACTGGGCCCGGAC includes these proteins:
- the clpS gene encoding ATP-dependent Clp protease adapter ClpS, translating into MSQAPAGGVEVVEQPTESPLSAAPWVTIVWDDPVNLMSYVTYVFQEYFKYPLEKAEELMLRVHHEGKAVVSSGNREAMERDVLAMQGYNLWATMEQS
- the malQ gene encoding 4-alpha-glucanotransferase codes for the protein MSDVYPGLAQLAEKFGIAQEFWDWKGRHQAIPAETIIEVLRAFEIDASTPQAADDALTRLEDDRWRRTLPACTVAEEGQGIHVDVHVPAGTSVEISVRLESGETRTTWQSENARPDRWVDGAPIGEATFWLGDDLPIGYHEIVAHTVAGKHRSSLIITPSFVGFPTRMRGDRIWGYGTQLYSVTSSRSWGIGDLGDLADLITWSGTRQFAGYVLINPLHAAEPAPPIEPSPYLPASRRFINPIYIHPESIPEYATLGKDERKRIKLLLEQAQEAADTSGIVDRNAIWPLKLEALRIIHGAGMRPARHIAFQDFRGREGIGLRFFALWSALSIEFGQFWAEWPEAYRSPSSPAVAAFAEANAEEVDFFEWLQWVAQTQVSAAQTVADEVGMPVGIVTDLAVGVHRYGAETWMMPDVFAQGMSVGAPPDQYNQSGQDWGQPPWRPDRLEELAYEPFRAMVAAALRRVGGLRVDHIIGMFRLWWVPQGLGPTAGTYVRNNHEAMIGILALEAQRAQALVVGEDLGTVEPWVRDYLSRRGLLGTSVLWFESGLQGEPLDAQWWREYCMASVTTHDLPPTLGYLAGDHVRLRHDLGLLTEPLETELAAAQQEQADWVTKLIVDGLLDPAHRDDPVEVMLALHQFLLRTPSKVLLAALADAVGERRAQNQPGTINEYPNWRVPLGDATGHRLDLAEIFQAELPRRLAAVMNGVDSQPESRWG
- a CDS encoding WXG100 family type VII secretion target; amino-acid sequence: MTEYNNSLDSWYQQCPWPVQQVLEWPYQKTSEALRWITGDPNRVAGYAPTYDAIAQRVQQLGAEVESARAGIGMWDGQARMAFDAKMRQVRQNLESLAPAISQTQEILRSAAETSVSCANLILDIIRGVIEFLVSSLAVAGALAVFTAGASAVAWVAANLAKGAQALATVLKGVERAAKVLQALARALTKIQAVMKKVADVLKAIRELFLAIQKAKKGAGLVDKALLTALAAPIKIPTTLAGNAALGGVSAVTGVPGLSMPGGVGEVLNAGGDATDAVGSSNEAVGAAR
- a CDS encoding RDD family protein, producing the protein MTNTPQQPPAGWYPDPAGSGGERFWDGVAWSQSTRDKAAPEAAPGAAPGGSAGASGYGATQSYAGPPQQREQPQQQYSQQPYGQQPQYGQQPYQPQYGQQPYGGVQGYGAGYGAQQLPRPAGFWWRVLGFIIDGLVIMIPNWLVGAATGITARATGAMEQWFRDLMVWSESQTTAPPDLPADFNEAVLILSLIQVAVWAVYRIAMYAWKSATLGQMAIGARTVPAANPDAKMGWGTIVLRSIVSPVLYALSFIGLINGLFAAFTPRKQTLADLIARTVVLKIR
- a CDS encoding DUF2017 family protein, yielding MTLEPEDIVWEFDGADGRDKGLASMVRFYTQHLEELLPAESDDPFEQIVADMSDDPTNRMLANPRLARLFPAALGDAKQTDEFWRDSIHAQTRARIEAAQVVVDNLDAYHDYIPVTLGAVDDWARTLGALRLFWWAELAGTERLARPTPAVASANPGLVDLVEWLGYILEDLIDSRERCLRTGSVYDPDDYEPLTGPDA
- a CDS encoding nicotinate phosphoribosyltransferase, with the translated sequence MLDDLNPSCWCLAHAPYSATTLKRMTTALLTDHYELTMVQAAMNAGTAQRRSLFDLFTRRLPEGRRYGVVAGLGRAIDAIENFRFGDEELSFLLGKNIIHDELAEYLATYRFTGDIWGYPEGEVYFPGSPVLSVEGTFAEAVLLETVLLSIYNHDSAIAAAASRMTAMAGNRSCAEMGARRTQEYSAVAAARAAYVAGFASTSNLEAGRTHGIPTIGTAAHSFTLLHDTEEDAFRAQLATLGDNTTLLVDTYDVEAAIRLGVELTEGRLGSIRLDSGDLAIMARQARDLLDDLGATATKIMVTSDLDEWQIAQLQGSPVDGYGVGTSLVTGSGHPTCGFVYKLVARAESEAPDAPWVPVGKKSKGKNTLGGRKFAMRRLGSDGRAESEVIGLGTPPVNDGNDRELLVPIYQDGKLVHHATLDDARRRHRESLAELPLSALRISKGDPALETVILDAAGDVTTNPYQAAPIVTNL
- a CDS encoding YbaB/EbfC family nucleoid-associated protein; the protein is MSDFPRDALDSPQLRELMALAEATYTGHSQDGSATAVVDGGLSVLSTDAGPVERPAQAGTALVQAINDALANAERDIESRVESGSLLSPQLRAVFETGVLPDDDAPPVGDVLRTFEGASDDGAVVIQVDARTRRLTACYVQDVRPETLAQVPAAANRALASSQVGRDDAQPLSETLDKLLSHFDTDMTALEGRLTAVDDQLNEILRKLS